One segment of Pelomicrobium methylotrophicum DNA contains the following:
- a CDS encoding type II toxin-antitoxin system Phd/YefM family antitoxin, whose amino-acid sequence MAQRISLREANQRLSQYIAAVERGEEIIITRRGKPVAKLV is encoded by the coding sequence ATGGCGCAACGAATCAGCCTGCGCGAAGCCAACCAGCGCTTGTCCCAATACATCGCGGCGGTGGAGCGCGGCGAGGAGATCATCATCACCCGGCGGGGGAAACCGGTCGCCAAGCTCGTC